One genomic window of Sodaliphilus pleomorphus includes the following:
- a CDS encoding TraG family conjugative transposon ATPase, which yields MRNTSKMTTLENKFPLLAVEHGCIISKDADITVAFEVELPELYTVTGAEYEAIHGCWCKAIKVLPDFCVVHKQDWFIKERYKPELQKDDMSFLSRSFERHFNERPYLKHSCYLYLTKTTKERNRMQSNFSTLCRGHIIPKELDKETAGKFMEAAEQFERIMNDSGFVRLRRLSTDELVGTEKSAGLIERYFSLMPEGDTTLQDIDLSAKEMRIGDNRLCLHTLSDAEDMPGKVATDIRYEKLSTDRSDCRLSFASPVGLLLSCNHIYNQYVIIDNSEENLQKFEKSARNMQSLSRYSRSNSINREWIDQYLNEAHSYGLTSVRAHFNVMAWSDDAEELKHIKNDVGSQLASMECVPRHNTIDCPTLYWAAMPGNAADFPAEESFHTFIEQAVCLFTEETNYRNSLSPFGIKMVDRLTGKPLHLDISDLPMKRGITTNRNKFVLGPSGSGKSFFMNHLVRQYYEQGTHVVLVDTGNSYQGLCEMIRRKTNGADGVYFTYTEEKPISFNPFYTDDYVFDVEKKDSIKTLLLTLWKSEDDKVTKTESGELGSAVNAYIERIRADRSIVPSFNTFYEYMRDDYRRELAEREIKVEKSDFNIDNMLTTMRQYYRGGRYDFLLNSTENIDLLGKRFIVFEIDSIKENRELFPVVTIIIMEAFINKMRRLKGVRKQLIVEEAWKALSSANMAEYLRYMYKTVRKYYGEAIVVTQEVDDIISSPVVKESIINNSDCKILLDQRKYMNKFDAIQSLLGLTEKEKSQILSINMANNPSRLYKEVWIGLGGTQSAVYATEVSAEEYLAYTTEETEKVEVYRLAEQLGGDIEAAIRQLAERRRKKE from the coding sequence ATGAGAAATACATCCAAAATGACAACACTGGAAAACAAGTTCCCCCTGCTGGCGGTGGAGCATGGCTGCATCATTTCCAAAGACGCCGACATCACGGTGGCTTTTGAGGTGGAACTGCCGGAGCTTTACACCGTGACGGGCGCGGAGTACGAGGCGATACACGGCTGCTGGTGCAAGGCAATCAAGGTGCTGCCGGACTTCTGCGTCGTACATAAGCAGGACTGGTTCATCAAGGAACGCTACAAGCCGGAATTACAGAAGGACGACATGAGTTTTTTGAGCCGCTCCTTTGAACGCCACTTCAATGAGCGTCCGTACCTGAAACATTCCTGCTATCTCTACCTGACCAAGACGACGAAGGAGCGTAACCGGATGCAGAGCAACTTCAGCACGCTGTGCCGGGGGCATATCATCCCGAAGGAGCTGGACAAGGAAACCGCCGGGAAGTTCATGGAAGCTGCCGAACAGTTCGAGCGCATCATGAACGACAGCGGCTTTGTCAGGCTGCGCCGCCTCTCCACCGACGAGCTTGTCGGGACGGAGAAGTCCGCCGGACTGATAGAGCGTTACTTCTCGCTCATGCCCGAAGGCGACACGACCTTGCAGGACATCGACCTCTCGGCAAAGGAAATGCGCATCGGCGACAACCGCCTGTGCCTGCACACCCTCTCTGACGCGGAGGATATGCCCGGAAAGGTGGCGACTGACATCCGCTACGAGAAACTCTCCACGGATCGAAGCGACTGCCGCCTCTCCTTTGCCTCTCCCGTGGGGCTGTTGCTCTCTTGCAACCACATCTACAACCAGTATGTGATTATCGACAACAGTGAAGAGAACCTTCAAAAATTCGAGAAGTCTGCGAGGAATATGCAGTCGCTCTCCCGATACAGCCGGAGCAACAGCATCAACCGCGAGTGGATAGACCAGTACCTGAACGAAGCCCATTCCTACGGGCTGACCTCGGTACGGGCGCACTTTAACGTCATGGCGTGGAGCGATGACGCGGAGGAACTGAAGCATATCAAGAACGATGTGGGCAGCCAGCTGGCGAGCATGGAGTGTGTACCGCGCCACAACACCATCGACTGCCCGACACTCTACTGGGCGGCGATGCCCGGCAACGCGGCGGACTTCCCGGCGGAAGAGAGTTTCCACACCTTCATCGAGCAGGCGGTGTGCCTCTTCACGGAGGAAACCAACTACCGCAATTCGCTCTCGCCCTTCGGCATCAAGATGGTGGACAGGCTCACGGGAAAACCGTTGCACCTCGACATCAGCGACCTGCCGATGAAGCGGGGCATCACCACCAACCGCAACAAGTTCGTGTTGGGTCCTTCGGGCAGCGGCAAGTCGTTTTTCATGAACCACCTCGTGAGGCAATACTACGAACAGGGTACGCACGTGGTATTGGTGGACACGGGAAACTCCTATCAGGGCTTGTGCGAGATGATCCGGCGCAAGACAAACGGGGCGGACGGCGTGTACTTCACCTACACGGAGGAGAAACCGATTTCATTCAACCCGTTCTACACCGATGATTACGTGTTCGACGTGGAGAAGAAGGACAGCATCAAGACATTGCTGCTGACGCTCTGGAAGTCGGAGGACGACAAAGTGACGAAGACGGAAAGCGGCGAACTGGGCAGCGCGGTGAACGCCTATATCGAGCGTATCAGGGCTGACCGGAGCATCGTCCCCTCGTTCAACACCTTCTACGAGTATATGCGCGACGACTACCGAAGGGAGTTGGCGGAACGTGAGATAAAGGTGGAGAAGTCCGATTTCAACATCGACAATATGCTCACCACCATGCGGCAGTATTACCGGGGAGGACGCTATGACTTCCTGCTCAACTCCACGGAGAACATCGACCTGCTCGGCAAGCGATTCATCGTCTTCGAGATTGATTCGATAAAAGAAAATCGCGAGCTTTTCCCTGTGGTGACCATCATCATCATGGAAGCCTTCATTAACAAGATGCGCCGTCTGAAAGGCGTGCGCAAGCAACTGATAGTGGAAGAGGCTTGGAAGGCACTCTCTTCGGCGAATATGGCTGAGTACCTGCGCTATATGTACAAGACCGTGCGCAAGTATTACGGGGAGGCAATCGTGGTGACGCAGGAGGTGGACGACATCATTTCCTCGCCTGTCGTCAAGGAGAGCATCATCAACAACTCCGACTGCAAGATACTCCTCGACCAGCGGAAATACATGAACAAGTTTGATGCCATACAGTCCCTGTTGGGTCTTACGGAGAAGGAGAAGTCGCAGATACTCTCCATCAACATGGCGAACAACCCGTCAAGGCTCTACAAGGAGGTCTGGATCGGACTGGGTGGCACGCAGTCGGCGGTTTATGCCACCGAAGTTAGTGCTGAAGAGTATCTGGCGTACACCACCGAAGAAACGGAAAAAGTAGAGGTTTACCGTCTGGCGGAGCAGTTGGGCGGCGACATCGAAGCCGCCATCCGGCAGCTTGCCGAAAGGCGGAGAAAAAAGGAATAA
- a CDS encoding DUF3876 domain-containing protein, producing MSISRTKMLQVSKCLIGLAVMMLQSCETVDNRRDQLCGNWESVEGKPDVLIYKEGEVYKVTVFKRSGIRRKLKPETYLLQEENGNLFINTGFRIDVSYNEATDILTFSPNGDYVRVNPKPDHPISEQ from the coding sequence ATGAGTATATCAAGAACGAAAATGCTGCAAGTCAGCAAGTGTTTAATCGGGCTGGCAGTCATGATGCTGCAATCCTGCGAAACCGTGGACAACCGCCGCGACCAGCTTTGCGGGAACTGGGAGAGCGTTGAGGGAAAGCCCGACGTGCTTATCTACAAGGAGGGCGAAGTCTATAAGGTAACGGTATTCAAGCGGAGCGGCATCCGCCGCAAACTGAAGCCGGAAACCTATCTCTTGCAAGAGGAGAACGGCAACCTGTTCATAAACACCGGATTCCGTATCGACGTGTCCTACAACGAGGCGACGGACATCCTGACCTTCTCGCCGAACGGGGACTACGTGCGCGTGAACCCGAAACCGGACCATCCGATAAGCGAACAATAA
- a CDS encoding DUF4141 domain-containing protein yields the protein MITRITLIICLCLFAVGRASAQWAVIDPSNIAQSIVNTSKNVVHTSTTAQNMIKNFQETVKIYEQGKKYYDALKSVNNLVKDARKVQQTILMVGDITDTYVTSFQRMMRDDNFTVEELGAIAFGYTKLLEESNDVLTELKNVVNITTLSMTDKERMDVVERCYSKMKRYRNLVSYYTNKNISVSYLRAKKKNDLDRIMGLYGNMNERYW from the coding sequence ATGATAACAAGAATAACACTTATTATCTGCCTGTGCCTGTTTGCAGTCGGCAGGGCAAGCGCACAGTGGGCGGTGATAGACCCGTCCAACATCGCGCAGAGCATCGTGAATACCTCCAAGAACGTGGTACACACTTCCACGACCGCCCAGAATATGATAAAGAATTTTCAGGAGACTGTGAAGATTTACGAGCAGGGCAAGAAGTATTACGACGCACTGAAATCCGTGAACAATCTGGTAAAAGACGCCCGGAAAGTGCAGCAAACCATCCTGATGGTGGGTGACATCACCGACACCTATGTGACCAGCTTCCAGAGGATGATGCGTGACGACAACTTCACGGTGGAGGAACTGGGAGCCATCGCCTTCGGCTACACCAAGCTGTTGGAGGAATCCAACGATGTTCTGACGGAACTGAAGAACGTGGTGAACATCACCACGCTCTCCATGACGGACAAGGAGCGCATGGATGTGGTGGAACGCTGCTACTCCAAGATGAAGCGTTACCGCAACCTCGTGAGCTACTACACCAACAAGAACATCAGCGTGAGCTACCTGCGGGCAAAAAAGAAGAACGACCTCGATCGCATCATGGGGCTGTACGGGAACATGAACGAAAGATACTGGTAG